From the genome of Leptospiraceae bacterium:
AAACGATTCAAGGTTTTCCCCATTTAAAAATTTATATAAACGCCCTTTGTGATAACATACGATCAATGTAATATTATCCCCATAAGGCTCCCCATTCGTTTCAATGTCAAAATAACTTGCTTGATCAAAATACTCTGCTAATATAGTCCATCTTTCGGTGGGATGTAATTTTTCGGAAAAAAAATTAAGATTTTTATTTTCATAATGTTTTACAGAAATAGAAATTTCTGAAAGTAACTTAATTTTCATTTTCTCAGAAAATGGAAGCAAATCAGTATTATCCAATACTCTGTTCCAGTCTGTTAAACCGCAAGAATGTAACCTCTCTAAATTTTTCCGCCCGATACCTGTGAAGTGAAGAAATGACCTATTAATCATATTTGTTTACTGCAATTCTGTGAATCCATTTTTTGCATTGAAGTAGATAACGTCGATATAAAAATGAAATGTTTCGTAACAAAATGCTTATCCTTTATGAAGTTGCTTAAAAGTATTATGTAAATACAAAATTCTTATCCTTTAGAATTTTATAGAGATACCAATTTCCTAAAAAAATATCTATTCGATATATACTGATTCTACTTAGTCGTTGCGTAAGATTTTATAGAAAAGTGAATCAGTATAAAGCACTTACTGAAGTGCTGGAACAAAAAGATGTTTATACCATTTCAGCTTATTTGAATTGTTTAGATGTAATTCTTTTTGAGAAATTGTATAGAGATCCTCGCTATCGCTATTTTGGGCAATCGGAAATACCCAATTTTTTCACAAATTTGAAATTACCTTTGGAGTAGGGAATATAGATAATCTGCAGAATTTGTACTTTTGTAAATATGCTCTCGGTTTGTTTTGCCCTTTTGCCTATTTCTACACCTTTACATGGTAACTACGTGCAAAGGTCTTCAGGACTGGTTCTAAACTCCAGAAAATTTTTAGTTCTAGTTTGGGGAGTGTTGGAACTGCAGAGTCCAAGCCAGCTCGGACGAGAAGATACCACAATCCCATTATATCAAGCTTTAGTAGATGGACGAACAACCAACAGCGAGATTTACCAAATGCTAGAGCTAGTTCACCAAGTTCAATCCAGTCGGAGTTATTCGGACGAAATCCGACACGACATAGGTTTTGCCCTTCTTCTTGGTATTCGGTTTTAAGTTTTACAGGGTTAGGAATCATACCGGAGTGGGTCAGAGTTCGGTACATAATAAGGAGGTTTCTTAGGTAGACGGTAATATTTCCGGCTCCATGTTTATTGACTAAACAATAAAAGTTTGGCAATAGACGTTTTGGAATGAGGAGTGTTGATACTGTGTGGTTTTCTTCTTCGATTTTTTCTAAAAAATACTTGTTTGAATTTTGAAATACGATCATATTTGTTCTAGGTCAGAAAACGTTCCGTTGGTGCGATTTTTTTTCGAAATTCAGAGTAATAATTGCCCAAAAAATATCCATTCGGGTTAAAAAGACGTGACTTTCTAAAAATAAAAATTTTTGAACATTATGTCATGACCCTAAAACTATCAGGAGCATACTTAGCGTTAGTTGTAAAATTTGAGCGAATGTTGAACTTATCTTTTGTAAGTTAATCAAATTAAAAAGTTTGAAAAGGAATATCTATAAAAATTGTAATTTCCAGATTTCTAATGAAAATTGAAATTGAATATATGGAATAGGAATGGTTCGACTATAAGAACCTAGACATTAGATATTGAATTCGTTTAAAATAAAATGAATGCAGGAAATTTTGAAATTAAAAAATATCGATTAGTTTTTTTTGCTGGCGGGTCATTAATTGAAAATATTTTTTCAAATTAACGAATACTTATTGAGCGACGCCCAATAAGTATTCGGTTGGCTATTCTCAGTTAACTACATGTTAATCGAACGTTAGCGGAATTATAAATCTGTGTAATAATAAAGAGCATAAACAAATGGAAACCTTAAAAATCATTATTGTAGAAGATAATTTAAAATTGCGAAAAGCACTCAAGCAGGGTTTAGAAGAAACAGGAAAAGTTACAGTATTGTATGACTGTGATAATGGAGATTCTGCACTACAGCAGTGTCGTAAGTCTGATATAGATGTTTTACTGTTTGACGTACAAATCATTGGTCCAAATGGAATTGAGTCTGCTATTTTGATCCGAAAAGAGTTTCCGCGTAAACCAGTAGTTTTTTATTCCATTCAAGATGACGATACTTATTTTCGAGATTTTCGTCGTTCAGGGATACTTAGTCATTATGCGTATGTCAAAAAGTCCAATTATTTACTTCCCTCTATGATTGCTCCTCTATTGCGTGATGCTTATTCGGGTAGAAGTTTTATTGATCCAGAAATCGAATCAAGAGTGCAAGAAGTAAAGTATACAGACGAAAACTCACCTATGGCACTATTAGAACCGAATGAAAGGGAAGTTGCAAAATTACTTTCCCTTGGATTGAGTAATGAACAAATTGCTTTTAAAATGGGAGTTAAGGACAAAAGAACTATTAGCCGCATAAACGGTCAAATTTATACAGTATGGGGACTTGCGGATAACGCAACTGATGAAAAGGTTGCCAGAACTCGCGCAAGTCTAATAGTTAGAGAAAATAAACTTTTACTTTGGTCGGACAAAGGTTTAGTAACTTATTTAAACGAAAAAGAGGAAGAAATAAAATGGGAATAATAACTAGTAAACTTTCCTTTTTTATATCCAATTTTATTTATTTAATTTCATTTTATTTAGGTTGTGTGATTTTTGTATACTCAGAAAAAAAAGACCGACAAGCAGTTGTTGCAAGTATTAGTTTTTTATGTTGTACACTTTTTTTCGTAGGACATCTTTTGATTTTAGGAAAAGGGATTCCGTTTATTCTTTCCTTTTCTTCCCAAATTATATACCCATCTTTTATTATACTGATTTTATTACCTTTTGTTTGGTCCTACATCGTGTTTCAGTTTTATGAAGATAAAATGATTTGGAAAAAGGTTAGCCTTCGCACTATACTTTTATTTTTAGAATTTTTGTTTTTTATAATTTCTTTTTCTATTACACTTACCTTGATTCCAAAAACGGCTAACGCAAAAGTATCCGATGTAATATTTTTTATTCCAGATGAAGTATTTTACGTATTTTCTGTGTATATTATTTTTTGTACTCTAGGTTCCATTTATTATCTTTCTACGATAGAACGAAAGGATAATAATTTAGAACAAATTGCAAAAAGTTCTGCTTATCAAACAATTTATAGAGCTTCGATTTTGTTAGCTAGTCTTGCTATATTAGTTGGAGTTGCCGTGTTCTTCGGAAAAAATACAATCGAAAACGAAATTCGAAATATTGAAACAGAAAAATTTCCGCCTCTACTATTAATTTTAGATTTGGTTGCTTGTATTTCTGTTCTAATTACTATTTTGATTGTTGGGAAAGCTGTAATTTCTTATCAAGTGTTTACAGGTCGTTATATTTCTATGAAGTCTCTAAAATCTTATTGGAGATATATTTTACTTTTTGGATTTCTTTATAGCTCATTTGCAACTATTGGTGGATTATTCGGATATGCTTCAGATTCGAAGCAAGTAATACTTTCTCTTCTTGGTTTAGTTTTTTTTGTAAAAATTCAAACGATCTCTCGTAGCAGAGAAGAGGAAAATCGGAAAATTTTAAAGCCATTTTTATTTAATGAAAACCTGTATGAATCTATAATTCATTCGGGAGAAAAAATTGATTTTCATTTGGAAAATACATTTCGTTTACTTTGTGATACTACTTTGGATACTACCCTTGCCTGTCTTGTACCTAGAGGGGCATACATCTCTTATATCCCAAAGCCACTTTTTTTTCCGGAAGAAAATAAAAATATCACAGAAAAATTAATCTCGTTCACAGAAAATATTCCTTCTAACAATGTTATTTTTTATTTAGATAGAGATTTATTTGAAGGATATATATTAGCACTGTCTATTCGAGATAAACAAGGATTGGTTGGAGTATTGTTCTTAGGGGTAAAGAAAGATTATACTCTTTATTCGGAAGAGGAGATTGAAATAGCAAAAATAGGATCTGGAAAAATTCTAGATTTACTTTCGGTAACTGAAATTTCAAGACTTCTTGTTAACTTACAAAAGAAGCAGTTAATGGACAGTAAACTATTAGACCATCAAACTCGAAGAGTATTACACGATGATATTTTACCAGAAATTCATACCTTAATGATTGAAATTGATTCTTTAAAAAATGAAACTCTTCGTTCTAATTTACTCGAAGGATTATCTGGTTTACATAAAAAAATTTCAAATCTACTAAAAATTCTTCCTATTCATCCTGCAAATTTAAATGGATTTAACTTTATGGATGAAATCGGAAATCTCGCCAAATCAGAATTATCCGGACAATCTATTTCTTATACTATTAACCCGAATGCGAAGGAAAAATTGCAAGATTTAGAACCGGTTGCTCTAGAAGTAATTTATTATGCAGTTCGTGAGTTATTTCGTAATATACTTCGTTATGCTATTTCCGCCGATCGGAAACTAGAAGTCAAAGTTACTTTATCCTTTGAAAACTCTATTTTAGAACTTAGCATTGAAGACAACGGGAAAGGAATTCAACCGGAAAATAAGGTCGGAACAGGGCAAGGTTTACTTCTTCATAGCACAATGATGGCTGTGATTGGCGGTGCTTTGATTCGGGAAAGTTATCTTGGGGAATTCACAAGAGTACGACTTGTATTAAAAAAATTCTTTCTCTAAAAGTATACAGAAAAATCCTATACATAACGTGAATTTATACTTATTCTAGCGATAGCGATCAACGCGGTATCAATAATTTGTGTATGTCTATCAAGTTTGTTTACTTAAAATAGCTTACAAATTATTGATAATAGCGGCGAGCGCGGCCATCGCCCATTTAAGAATAATATGAATTCGCAATCATACAACGAGGATTACATTATGAAACAAATTGAATCTTTGCCTTTTAAAGAGGCTGCCCCACAAACTGCTGTTGATACAAATTCGATTATCAAAAAAACTTACGGTAGATATTTAGAGGAATACAAAGAAGGAGAAGTTTTTATACACCCAAGAGCGTTTACTATTGATTTTTCTTTTGCTCAAGAATTTGCGACTACATTTATGGAGGCTAACCCTCTATTTCTCTCTCGTCCTTATGCACAGGCACATGGTTTTAAAGATATGCTTGTTAGTCCTCTTATGGTATTTAATTTAGCTTTATCGATTGGAGTTCAAAACGATTCTGAAAAGGCAATGGCTAACCTTGGATACTACAATGTTCAATTTTTATCTCCCGTGTACCCCGGTGATACGTTAACCGGTAGCACAAAGGTTTTAAAAATAGATGACAAAGGTCCTGATAAACCGGGAATCGTTCATGTTCGCACACTTTGTTTAAATCAAAATAATGAAGTCGTGTTACAGTATGAGCGCAAAATTATGATTTTCCACTCAAATGGAAAACCAAAAGGAGATTCTAAACCTGGAAATCCATCTAGTTTTTTTCCAGAAACAGATAAACCGATAGTCAAACTTCCATCACTTACTTATCCAAAAGATTTTAGAGAAGTTACATGGGAGTCTACTTATTTTGATTCTTTTAAGCCGGGGCAAATCTATATTCACTCTAATGGTAGAACCATTACCGATGAACATTATGCTTGGACCTACCGAGTTGGAAATACTCATCCATTGCATTATGATCAATTGTATTCTAAAAGTCTAACTGGTGCTATGAGTGGCGAGCCAATTGTTTACGGTGGACTTGTATTTGCTTGGTTGATTGGAATGGCTTCGCGGGATCTTTCAGAAAACATGCTTTGGGATCTTGGATATACGGAAGGATATCATACGCAACCTTCTATCAGTGGTGACACTGTAACATCCATTAGCCGCATTCTTTCTGTAGAAGACGTTGGTGACAAATACGGAATACCTGCTGGGGAAGTTCATATTCAATTCATTGGACTTAAAAATGTAAAAGCTGGGGCTGCATTTGAAAAATATGGAGCCGATCTTTTTATTAAAGAAAATGACAAAAAGAAACTAGGCAAAGAAAAAATTTCTGAGAAAATTTTTGAAATCGAACGTAAATTCGTAATTAAGAAAAAACCAGTTTAATGAAAATTGTAGAGACAGGTTTTGCACTTGTCTCTACAATAATGAGTCAACTTAATATCTCTAACATTCGTATTCCTTGGTTTAATTGTTTTACATCGTGTGTGCGGATAAAGTCTATATTCTGCTTGTATAGATAAATTTCTGTAGCAAGGGTACCTGCACTTCTTTCTTTGGGAGGAATTCCGTCTAAAAGGTTTCCAATAAAAGATTTACGAGATACTGATACTAAAATTCGACCGAATCTTTTTTTGAATTCAGATATATTTTTTAGAACTTCTATACTAAGCATTGGATCTGCTCCTAAAAATAATCCCATACCGGGATCAAAGATAAGTTTATCTTCTGGAACGCCAATCCTCAGTAATTCGCTAATTTTAGTTTCAAAAAATCGATAGATGGAATCCATGATTGTAAGAGTAGTCAAATTTGAATTAGCTTCTGCTAAATCTCCATTGTTTTGGGAATACATTAAAATAAGTTCTGGTATATTTTTTTTATTTTCGGACAGAATTTCTAGGGATTCTTTATCGCGAAAGGAATTTATACAATTGATATAATCTACATTTGCTTCAATGGATTTTTGGATTACAAATGGTTTGTATGTATCAACTGAAATTTTATACCCATTCGTTTGAAATTTCTGAATCAATTTAGAAATCCGATTCCATTCTGTCTCTGGATTAATTTGGATCGCATTTATGTTTGAAGATTGTGCGCTTATATCAATGACGCCAGCTCCTTCGCCAATTAATGTATGTCCTTTCTGTTCTGCTCTGGCCTCTTCTAAAAACTCTCCACCATCTGAAAAAGAGTCAGTTGTAACGTTTAAAATTCCGAAAACTATCATAGAATCAAACTTATTAAAAAAGATTCTATTTTTTGTATTGAAAAAAAAATGAATATCTTATTCTTGTCAGTAAAAATTTATTTTTGGAAAAATTCATTGGATACTTCAACAAAATTTAAACAGGACAGCTTCATTTCCATCTTACAAAATCTAATTTCCCTTCTCGTTTTATTTTGTATTGTTAGTTCCCAACCTCTATTTGCCGACCGCAAGGCAGCAAGGTTGACCGATTTTTCCAAGAAAAAACAGTCAACAAAGACAATAGCAAGTCTATCTTCTCATTCTACTCCCAAAAAAATTGCGCGTTTAATTGAATATACAAAAAAGAAACCTCTTCCTAAATCCTCCAAACCTTCTAGTCCTATAAAGCCTGTTTCTACAAAACCTTCTAGAGAACCATCTAATGAATCAGAAAAACCTCAAATTACAAACATTGAGAGAGTTTATGAGGGAAAGGAATATGTAGTCAAAATTAGAGCTAGGAAATTTAAACAAGGTGAGTTGATGTTTGTGCGTTTACAGGCAAATGAAGCCGGAGTAGATTTATCTCAATTACAAAAATACAATTTATATTGGATGAAGAAAAAGGTAGATATGATTGTATTAAATAATGAGTATATGGGTTTTGTTCCTATTCATCCTGAATTAAAACCTGGAACCTACGACTTAGAAATTAGAACAGATGAAAACGCTGAGACCTATAAAGTATGTCCCGTTCTGATTGAAGCCAATAAATTCAAAGAAACAAGAGTCGCTGAAACATTAAGACTTCCGAAACGATTTGCCCCGAGTAAAGGTGGTGGGCCTGGTCCTATTAAATTTATTTTAGAATGTGAAAAAATAAAACGTTCTGCTTTTCAATCAGAAACTACACCTTTTTTTACGGATAACTTCCATTTGCCTGCAAAAATTAAAAAAATAACTAGTAACTTCTATGCGCGTCGAAATTACTTTACGAAAAAAGGAAAACCGCATGGAGGAATTGATATTCGTGGAGCATCTGGTGATCCGATTCATGCAATTCAAGATGGCAAAGTAGTAATTTCTCGTCCCATGTATTTCGAGGGGATATTCACTGTTATAGATCACGGTTCTAAAATTTTTTCCCTCTATATGCATCAGTCAGAAACTCTTGTTCGTGAAGGGGAAACAGTAAAACGAGGTCAGTTGATTGGAAAAATTGGATCTACTGGAATGTCTACCGGTCCGCATTTACATTTGGGACTTAAAGTGGATAACGTTCTAGTAAACCCAATGTCTGTAATTCACCTTAAGATTTTTTAGTTAAATACTCGCAATCAGGTTTCTTTTTACAGATTCCATAGATATTTAATCGATGTCCTTGGATCGTAAATCCTTTATCTAATGCGGCTTTCTGTTGCATCTCTTCGATTTCAGGTACAACAAACTCTACAATTCGCCCGCAATCTGTGCAGATTATATGGTCATGGTGTTCATGTCCAATGATATGTTCGTAGTATTTATAATCACGTCCAAAATCATGTTCCGCGAGAAGTTTTGCTTCGACCATAATCGTTAGAATTCTGTATATCGTTGCTTTTGAAATTTCATCTCTATGGTCTTTTAATAATTCTAAGAGGCTATCCGCTGTAAAATGTTGGTGGATGGAAAAAATAGTTTCTGCCACAAGCATTCTCTGAGAGGTTACTTTTAAGTCTTTTTTTCTTAAAAATTCATTAAAAATTTCCATCTCCTTTGCAATTTCAGGGTTATAGTTCATCTTATCTTGTGGATTTTTTTTATTCATGGCAATAAAATTGTTTTCCCATAAGTTTTTCTTGTTCCGACTTCTCGTAATGCCTTTGGTGCATCCTTTAGCGGATATGTTTTATATACCAAAGGTTTTACTTTTCCTTGTACATACCATTCGTTCAATTGTGTTACACATTTTTGAATTTGATCTGGATGATCGTTTTGGTATAAGTTCCAATAAACTCCCATTACGCTAATATTATTGAGTAAAAGCATATTAACCGCTAGTGTCGGAATTCTGCCACTGGTAAATCCTACGACTACAATCCTTCCTTCAAAGTTTGTGCATAATATAGATTTATCAAATGCATCTCCGCCTACAGGGTCAATGACTACATCAACTCCTCCGTACTCTTTACGAATTTTTTTCGACCAGGTGGCTTCATTATAATTAAGAGCCAGATCGGCACCAAGGTTACGAATGACTTCTAGTTTTTCTTCACTTCCAGCTGTTGCATACACTTTTGCACCAAGAGCCTTTCCAATTTGAATTGCGGAACTTCCTATTCCGCCGGCTCCAGCGTGGACTAACATGGTTTCCCCTGCTTGTAATTTTGCACGAACGACTATTGCAAAATAGGAAGATTGGTAGGTTACAATAAATCCTGCTGCTTCCTCGAAACTCATTTTTTCTGGCATCGGATAAATATTCTTTTCCGCTATGGCTACTTTCTCTGCATAACCGCCTAACCAGCATAAACCCATAGCTTTATCGCCAACTTTCCACTTAGTTACACCTTCGCCGATGGCAGAAATTACACCAGATACCTCAATGCCAGGAGAGAAGGGACGTTTTGGCCGCATTTGGTATTTGCCTTGAATCAAAAGCATATCAGGAAAATTCATTCCACTTGCTTTTATATCCATTACCACTTCTCCTTCTTTTGGAGTTGGGTCTTCTACATCTTTATAAACGAGTTCTTCCGGTTCACACCAATTTTCTGCTACATATGCTTTCATATTTTCAAGTTCAATAGTATAGGAGTTTTTTTAAAATCTTTTTTTTTT
Proteins encoded in this window:
- the folP gene encoding dihydropteroate synthase, producing MIVFGILNVTTDSFSDGGEFLEEARAEQKGHTLIGEGAGVIDISAQSSNINAIQINPETEWNRISKLIQKFQTNGYKISVDTYKPFVIQKSIEANVDYINCINSFRDKESLEILSENKKNIPELILMYSQNNGDLAEANSNLTTLTIMDSIYRFFETKISELLRIGVPEDKLIFDPGMGLFLGADPMLSIEVLKNISEFKKRFGRILVSVSRKSFIGNLLDGIPPKERSAGTLATEIYLYKQNIDFIRTHDVKQLNQGIRMLEILS
- a CDS encoding NADPH:quinone oxidoreductase family protein; its protein translation is MKAYVAENWCEPEELVYKDVEDPTPKEGEVVMDIKASGMNFPDMLLIQGKYQMRPKRPFSPGIEVSGVISAIGEGVTKWKVGDKAMGLCWLGGYAEKVAIAEKNIYPMPEKMSFEEAAGFIVTYQSSYFAIVVRAKLQAGETMLVHAGAGGIGSSAIQIGKALGAKVYATAGSEEKLEVIRNLGADLALNYNEATWSKKIRKEYGGVDVVIDPVGGDAFDKSILCTNFEGRIVVVGFTSGRIPTLAVNMLLLNNISVMGVYWNLYQNDHPDQIQKCVTQLNEWYVQGKVKPLVYKTYPLKDAPKALREVGTRKTYGKTILLP
- a CDS encoding DUF1564 family protein; this encodes MIVFQNSNKYFLEKIEEENHTVSTLLIPKRLLPNFYCLVNKHGAGNITVYLRNLLIMYRTLTHSGMIPNPVKLKTEYQEEGQNLCRVGFRPNNSDWIELGELALAFGKSRCWLFVHLLKLDIMGLWYLLVRAGLDSAVPTLPKLELKIFWSLEPVLKTFARSYHVKV
- a CDS encoding response regulator transcription factor — encoded protein: METLKIIIVEDNLKLRKALKQGLEETGKVTVLYDCDNGDSALQQCRKSDIDVLLFDVQIIGPNGIESAILIRKEFPRKPVVFYSIQDDDTYFRDFRRSGILSHYAYVKKSNYLLPSMIAPLLRDAYSGRSFIDPEIESRVQEVKYTDENSPMALLEPNEREVAKLLSLGLSNEQIAFKMGVKDKRTISRINGQIYTVWGLADNATDEKVARTRASLIVRENKLLLWSDKGLVTYLNEKEEEIKWE
- a CDS encoding M23 family metallopeptidase; protein product: MNILFLSVKIYFWKNSLDTSTKFKQDSFISILQNLISLLVLFCIVSSQPLFADRKAARLTDFSKKKQSTKTIASLSSHSTPKKIARLIEYTKKKPLPKSSKPSSPIKPVSTKPSREPSNESEKPQITNIERVYEGKEYVVKIRARKFKQGELMFVRLQANEAGVDLSQLQKYNLYWMKKKVDMIVLNNEYMGFVPIHPELKPGTYDLEIRTDENAETYKVCPVLIEANKFKETRVAETLRLPKRFAPSKGGGPGPIKFILECEKIKRSAFQSETTPFFTDNFHLPAKIKKITSNFYARRNYFTKKGKPHGGIDIRGASGDPIHAIQDGKVVISRPMYFEGIFTVIDHGSKIFSLYMHQSETLVREGETVKRGQLIGKIGSTGMSTGPHLHLGLKVDNVLVNPMSVIHLKIF
- a CDS encoding MaoC family dehydratase N-terminal domain-containing protein — protein: MKQIESLPFKEAAPQTAVDTNSIIKKTYGRYLEEYKEGEVFIHPRAFTIDFSFAQEFATTFMEANPLFLSRPYAQAHGFKDMLVSPLMVFNLALSIGVQNDSEKAMANLGYYNVQFLSPVYPGDTLTGSTKVLKIDDKGPDKPGIVHVRTLCLNQNNEVVLQYERKIMIFHSNGKPKGDSKPGNPSSFFPETDKPIVKLPSLTYPKDFREVTWESTYFDSFKPGQIYIHSNGRTITDEHYAWTYRVGNTHPLHYDQLYSKSLTGAMSGEPIVYGGLVFAWLIGMASRDLSENMLWDLGYTEGYHTQPSISGDTVTSISRILSVEDVGDKYGIPAGEVHIQFIGLKNVKAGAAFEKYGADLFIKENDKKKLGKEKISEKIFEIERKFVIKKKPV
- a CDS encoding transcriptional repressor — translated: MNKKNPQDKMNYNPEIAKEMEIFNEFLRKKDLKVTSQRMLVAETIFSIHQHFTADSLLELLKDHRDEISKATIYRILTIMVEAKLLAEHDFGRDYKYYEHIIGHEHHDHIICTDCGRIVEFVVPEIEEMQQKAALDKGFTIQGHRLNIYGICKKKPDCEYLTKKS